A section of the Schistosoma haematobium chromosome ZW, whole genome shotgun sequence genome encodes:
- a CDS encoding hypothetical protein (EggNog:ENOG410V4YK~COG:K) has product LDIPSFYRSTRVSVSVTVRMQLTRYVKICETEDDQPIEVPLEDDDTLLLSTLTAQFPDCTGLKYRSGDSGCYRGVRLLDDRLFPPADGQWHENTFCCVFPKCSKRKADEDSLDSKMKQKRFDKKTCTDLIVLNLPWRADEETLRDYFSQYGDLVMIQIKRDPVTQQSKGYGFIRFADYTAQVMCLAERHTIENRQCDVRIPISKMEGDRQEVSRKVHIGRLTEDISPETLRQHFSQYGRVSDVFIPKPFRSFAFITFDDPEVAASLLGKDQEIQGIRISVGSAVPKLPPSARQSNTNNQRIPVTSMQAALQSTMMGTQQWGAWPPAYGGMVQNNRYGGQHSSGKGGSRNGSMGGMNPAAAAAAAVLAAEYTRVHHTRNSGTPANGQPEYNGVSVDSSNSAALATMNILSNPNVVAAIVSAATGAGNTSMLGNSGVSLFADHSNKLTTHQPRYTFANIGLHNSHAL; this is encoded by the exons TTGGATATCCCGTCGTTCTATCGTTCTACGCGCGTTTCAGTTTCGGTTACGGTGAGGATGCAGCTAACAAGATATGTTAAGATTTGTGAAACCGAGGATGACCAACCAATCGAAGTGCCTCTGGAAGATGATGATACTCTTTTACTATCAACATTAACCGCTCAGTTCCCAGACTGCACGGGACTAAAGTACAGGTCTGGCGACTCAGGATGCTATCGTGGTGTTCGTCTTTTGGATGACCGTTTATTTCCTCCCGCTGATGGACAATGGCATGAAAACACTTTTTGTTGTGTCTTTCCAAAAT GTTCTAAGAGAAAAGCAGATGAAGATTCATTAGATTCCAAAATGAAGCAAAAACGTTTTGATAAAAAAACATGTACGGACTTGATAGTGTTAAACTTGCCTTGGCGGGCCGATGAAGAGACTTTACGTGACTACTTTAGCCAGTATGGTGACCTTGTGATGATCCAG aTCAAGCGAGACCCCGTAACCCAACAAAGCAAAGGATATGGGTTTATCCGCTTCGCTGATTATACAGCACAAGTTATGTGTTTAGCTGAACGACATACCATTGAAAATCGACAATGCGATGTTCGCATTCCTATATCAAAG ATGGAGGGTGACCGTCAAGAAGTTTCCCGAAAAGTTCACATTGGAAGATTAACAGAAGATATTAGTCCCGAAACGCTGCGCCAGCATTTCTCCCAATATGGAAGA gtTTCTGATGTCTTCATACCCAAACCCTTTCGATCGTTCGCCTTCATTACGTTCGATGATCCTGAGGTTGCAGCTTCTTTGTTAGGCAAGGACCAAGAAATTCAAGGTATTCGTATAAGCGTTGGTTCTGCAGTCCCCAAACTCCCTCCCTCTGCCCGTCAAAGTAACACTAATAATCAACGAATTCCAGTTACCTCGATGCAAGCTGCTCTTCAGTCAACAATGATGGGAACTCAACAATGGGGTG CTTGGCCACCAGCTTATGGAGGTATGGTTCAAAATAACCGATATGGAGGGCAACATTCTTCCGGTAAAGGTGGAAGTCGAAACGGATCAATGGGGGGAATGAATCCAGCAGCTGCAGCAGCTGCTGCTGTTTTAGCAGCAGAATATACTCGTGTCCATCAT ACTCGAAACTCAGGTACCCCAGCAAATGGGCAACCAGAATACAATGGAGTATCTGTGGATTCTTCAAATTCTGCTGCACTTGCTACGATGAATATCTTAAGTAATCCGAATGTAGTAGCCGCCATTGTTAGCGCTGCCACTGGAGCTGGCAATACTTCTATGCTTGGCAATTCTGGTGTAAGTTTGTTTGCAGATCATTCTAACAAATTGACAACACACCAACCTAGATATACTTTCGCCAATATTGGACTGCATAATTCTCAT GCACTTTAA
- a CDS encoding hypothetical protein (EggNog:ENOG410V4YK~COG:K) — LDIPSFYRSTRVSVSVTVRMQLTRYVKICETEDDQPIEVPLEDDDTLLLSTLTAQFPDCTGLKYRSGDSGCYRGVRLLDDRLFPPADGQWHENTFCCVFPKCSKRKADEDSLDSKMKQKRFDKKTCTDLIVLNLPWRADEETLRDYFSQYGDLVMIQIKRDPVTQQSKGYGFIRFADYTAQVMCLAERHTIENRQCDVRIPISKMEGDRQEVSRKVHIGRLTEDISPETLRQHFSQYGRVSDVFIPKPFRSFAFITFDDPEVAASLLGKDQEIQGIRISVGSAVPKLPPSARQSNTNNQRIPVTSMQAALQSTMMGTQQWGAWPPAYGGMVQNNRYGGQHSSGKGGSRNGSMGGMNPAAAAAAAVLAAEYTRVHHTRNSGTPANGQPEYNGVSVDSSNSAALATMNILSNPNVVAAIVSAATGAGNTSMLGNSGVSLFADHSNKLTTHQPRYTFANIGLHNSHASTLTR; from the exons TTGGATATCCCGTCGTTCTATCGTTCTACGCGCGTTTCAGTTTCGGTTACGGTGAGGATGCAGCTAACAAGATATGTTAAGATTTGTGAAACCGAGGATGACCAACCAATCGAAGTGCCTCTGGAAGATGATGATACTCTTTTACTATCAACATTAACCGCTCAGTTCCCAGACTGCACGGGACTAAAGTACAGGTCTGGCGACTCAGGATGCTATCGTGGTGTTCGTCTTTTGGATGACCGTTTATTTCCTCCCGCTGATGGACAATGGCATGAAAACACTTTTTGTTGTGTCTTTCCAAAAT GTTCTAAGAGAAAAGCAGATGAAGATTCATTAGATTCCAAAATGAAGCAAAAACGTTTTGATAAAAAAACATGTACGGACTTGATAGTGTTAAACTTGCCTTGGCGGGCCGATGAAGAGACTTTACGTGACTACTTTAGCCAGTATGGTGACCTTGTGATGATCCAG aTCAAGCGAGACCCCGTAACCCAACAAAGCAAAGGATATGGGTTTATCCGCTTCGCTGATTATACAGCACAAGTTATGTGTTTAGCTGAACGACATACCATTGAAAATCGACAATGCGATGTTCGCATTCCTATATCAAAG ATGGAGGGTGACCGTCAAGAAGTTTCCCGAAAAGTTCACATTGGAAGATTAACAGAAGATATTAGTCCCGAAACGCTGCGCCAGCATTTCTCCCAATATGGAAGA gtTTCTGATGTCTTCATACCCAAACCCTTTCGATCGTTCGCCTTCATTACGTTCGATGATCCTGAGGTTGCAGCTTCTTTGTTAGGCAAGGACCAAGAAATTCAAGGTATTCGTATAAGCGTTGGTTCTGCAGTCCCCAAACTCCCTCCCTCTGCCCGTCAAAGTAACACTAATAATCAACGAATTCCAGTTACCTCGATGCAAGCTGCTCTTCAGTCAACAATGATGGGAACTCAACAATGGGGTG CTTGGCCACCAGCTTATGGAGGTATGGTTCAAAATAACCGATATGGAGGGCAACATTCTTCCGGTAAAGGTGGAAGTCGAAACGGATCAATGGGGGGAATGAATCCAGCAGCTGCAGCAGCTGCTGCTGTTTTAGCAGCAGAATATACTCGTGTCCATCAT ACTCGAAACTCAGGTACCCCAGCAAATGGGCAACCAGAATACAATGGAGTATCTGTGGATTCTTCAAATTCTGCTGCACTTGCTACGATGAATATCTTAAGTAATCCGAATGTAGTAGCCGCCATTGTTAGCGCTGCCACTGGAGCTGGCAATACTTCTATGCTTGGCAATTCTGGTGTAAGTTTGTTTGCAGATCATTCTAACAAATTGACAACACACCAACCTAGATATACTTTCGCCAATATTGGACTGCATAATTCTCATGCAA GCACTTTAACACGATGA
- a CDS encoding hypothetical protein (EggNog:ENOG410V4YK~COG:K) — LDIPSFYRSTRVSVSVTVRMQLTRYVKICETEDDQPIEVPLEDDDTLLLSTLTAQFPDCTGLKYRSGDSGCYRGVRLLDDRLFPPADGQWHENTFCCVFPKCSKRKADEDSLDSKMKQKRFDKKTCTDLIVLNLPWRADEETLRDYFSQYGDLVMIQIKRDPVTQQSKGYGFIRFADYTAQVMCLAERHTIENRQCDVRIPISKMEGDRQEVSRKVHIGRLTEDISPETLRQHFSQYGRVSDVFIPKPFRSFAFITFDDPEVAASLLGKDQEIQGIRISVGSAVPKLPPSARQSNTNNQRIPVTSMQAALQSTMMGTQQWGAWPPAYGGMVQNNRYGGQHSSGKGGSRNGSMGGMNPAAAAAAAVLAAEYTRVHHTRNSGTPANGQPEYNGVSVDSSNSAALATMNILSNPNVVAAIVSAATGAGNTSMLGNSGAL; from the exons TTGGATATCCCGTCGTTCTATCGTTCTACGCGCGTTTCAGTTTCGGTTACGGTGAGGATGCAGCTAACAAGATATGTTAAGATTTGTGAAACCGAGGATGACCAACCAATCGAAGTGCCTCTGGAAGATGATGATACTCTTTTACTATCAACATTAACCGCTCAGTTCCCAGACTGCACGGGACTAAAGTACAGGTCTGGCGACTCAGGATGCTATCGTGGTGTTCGTCTTTTGGATGACCGTTTATTTCCTCCCGCTGATGGACAATGGCATGAAAACACTTTTTGTTGTGTCTTTCCAAAAT GTTCTAAGAGAAAAGCAGATGAAGATTCATTAGATTCCAAAATGAAGCAAAAACGTTTTGATAAAAAAACATGTACGGACTTGATAGTGTTAAACTTGCCTTGGCGGGCCGATGAAGAGACTTTACGTGACTACTTTAGCCAGTATGGTGACCTTGTGATGATCCAG aTCAAGCGAGACCCCGTAACCCAACAAAGCAAAGGATATGGGTTTATCCGCTTCGCTGATTATACAGCACAAGTTATGTGTTTAGCTGAACGACATACCATTGAAAATCGACAATGCGATGTTCGCATTCCTATATCAAAG ATGGAGGGTGACCGTCAAGAAGTTTCCCGAAAAGTTCACATTGGAAGATTAACAGAAGATATTAGTCCCGAAACGCTGCGCCAGCATTTCTCCCAATATGGAAGA gtTTCTGATGTCTTCATACCCAAACCCTTTCGATCGTTCGCCTTCATTACGTTCGATGATCCTGAGGTTGCAGCTTCTTTGTTAGGCAAGGACCAAGAAATTCAAGGTATTCGTATAAGCGTTGGTTCTGCAGTCCCCAAACTCCCTCCCTCTGCCCGTCAAAGTAACACTAATAATCAACGAATTCCAGTTACCTCGATGCAAGCTGCTCTTCAGTCAACAATGATGGGAACTCAACAATGGGGTG CTTGGCCACCAGCTTATGGAGGTATGGTTCAAAATAACCGATATGGAGGGCAACATTCTTCCGGTAAAGGTGGAAGTCGAAACGGATCAATGGGGGGAATGAATCCAGCAGCTGCAGCAGCTGCTGCTGTTTTAGCAGCAGAATATACTCGTGTCCATCAT ACTCGAAACTCAGGTACCCCAGCAAATGGGCAACCAGAATACAATGGAGTATCTGTGGATTCTTCAAATTCTGCTGCACTTGCTACGATGAATATCTTAAGTAATCCGAATGTAGTAGCCGCCATTGTTAGCGCTGCCACTGGAGCTGGCAATACTTCTATGCTTGGCAATTCTGGT GCACTTTAA